From Neisseria musculi, the proteins below share one genomic window:
- a CDS encoding HAD family hydrolase, whose protein sequence is MNKPIRPAQTVLVLDLDDTLYAEQHYKRSGIEAVCRHIAELYPQHTAEGLMAQTDPESSRWLEQLCAFCGFNDSEKQSLLWVYRLHRPNLTGCMPSEKLKQLMQPFAARVLISDGRSLSQRRKLSALGLLDAFEHIMISEAWQSEKPDARRFLAVEAAYPGKTCIYVGDNTKKDFLAPNRLGWLTIGILPQAHHIHRHRPQDFDAASQPALWLDNIGSLANLIAA, encoded by the coding sequence ATGAATAAACCCATCCGCCCCGCCCAAACCGTGTTGGTATTGGATCTCGATGACACCCTCTATGCCGAACAGCACTACAAACGCTCCGGCATCGAAGCCGTGTGCCGCCACATTGCCGAGCTTTACCCGCAGCACACCGCAGAGGGCCTGATGGCGCAAACCGATCCCGAAAGCAGCCGCTGGCTCGAGCAGCTTTGCGCCTTCTGCGGCTTCAACGACAGCGAAAAACAGTCGCTGTTGTGGGTATACCGGCTGCACCGGCCGAACTTAACCGGCTGTATGCCGTCTGAAAAACTGAAGCAGCTGATGCAGCCGTTTGCCGCCCGCGTGCTGATTTCAGACGGCCGCAGCCTCAGCCAGCGCCGCAAGCTCTCCGCGCTGGGGCTGCTCGATGCCTTCGAACACATCATGATTTCCGAGGCTTGGCAAAGCGAAAAGCCCGATGCCCGCCGCTTTCTCGCCGTTGAAGCGGCCTACCCGGGCAAAACCTGCATTTATGTGGGCGACAACACCAAAAAAGATTTTCTCGCCCCCAACCGTTTGGGCTGGCTCACTATCGGCATTCTGCCGCAGGCGCACCATATCCACCGCCACCGCCCGCAGGATTTCGATGCCGCCAGCCAACCCGCCCTCTGGCTGGACAATATCGGCAGCCTGGCAAATCTGATCGCGGCGTAA
- a CDS encoding formyltransferase family protein, protein MTKILFMGRKKVSAALLEFLSAQSGIEIVGVLTDSHLQGSPTAAAAKRLGLPLYTFDTALEAIRAGRLKYDLGLSVLYWRKLRDEFLTAPARGTINFHPAILPEYKGTGGYNLAIMDGLSEWGISAHYIDDSIDTGDLIEVVRFAMNPDTATAQSLERESMQHLEQFAKRLIMQAVESETKLPAFPNIGGGYTSRAEMEAMKEIRPGDDVGRKIRAFWFPPYDGAYIEIGGRKYTLIDRRILEEVAPKDSTSLFAGSADA, encoded by the coding sequence ATGACCAAAATCCTCTTCATGGGCCGGAAAAAAGTTTCCGCCGCTCTTTTGGAATTTTTATCTGCCCAAAGCGGCATCGAAATTGTCGGCGTATTGACCGACAGCCATCTGCAAGGCTCGCCCACAGCCGCCGCAGCCAAACGCCTGGGGCTGCCGCTCTACACCTTCGACACCGCGCTCGAGGCCATACGCGCAGGCCGTCTGAAATACGATTTGGGCTTATCGGTATTGTATTGGCGCAAACTGCGCGATGAATTTCTCACCGCGCCCGCACGCGGCACCATCAATTTCCACCCCGCCATTCTGCCCGAATACAAAGGCACCGGCGGCTACAATCTGGCGATTATGGACGGCCTTTCCGAATGGGGCATTTCCGCCCACTATATCGATGATTCCATCGACACCGGCGACTTAATCGAAGTGGTGCGCTTTGCCATGAACCCCGACACCGCCACCGCACAATCGCTGGAGCGCGAATCGATGCAGCATTTGGAACAGTTTGCCAAACGCCTGATTATGCAGGCAGTCGAAAGTGAAACCAAACTGCCCGCCTTCCCCAATATCGGCGGCGGCTACACCAGCCGCGCCGAAATGGAGGCCATGAAAGAAATCCGCCCCGGCGATGATGTGGGCAGAAAAATCCGCGCGTTTTGGTTCCCGCCCTACGATGGTGCCTACATTGAAATCGGCGGACGCAAATACACCTTGATCGACCGCCGCATTTTAGAAGAAGTCGCCCCCAAAGATTCCACCAGCCTTTTTGCAGGATCAGCCGATGCTTAA